A portion of the Corynebacterium ammoniagenes DSM 20306 genome contains these proteins:
- a CDS encoding SDR family oxidoreductase translates to MSVTNETSPKERVLITGGTHGIGAAIAQRCHEDGYDVIILDREGDGAIHCDLSDSAATADTLNTVLADGPITRLVNNVGAVFPDSLEHQTLESFESAVSLNLRSAFQCAQALTPGMIDQNFGRIVSISSRAALGKLKRTAYSATKAGMLGMTRTWALELGAHGITSNAVAPGPIATDLFLNANPSDSPETQRIIESVPLKKMGKPEDVAHAVSYFLDERTGFVTGQTAYVCGGITVGLSDV, encoded by the coding sequence TTGTCGGTAACAAACGAGACGTCGCCAAAAGAACGCGTGCTAATCACCGGTGGAACGCATGGAATTGGAGCAGCTATTGCGCAGCGCTGCCACGAAGACGGCTACGACGTAATCATTTTGGATCGTGAGGGTGATGGAGCAATCCATTGCGATCTTTCAGACTCCGCCGCGACCGCTGATACGCTGAATACGGTTCTCGCTGATGGGCCAATAACGCGACTCGTCAACAACGTGGGTGCGGTGTTCCCAGATTCGCTCGAGCACCAAACCTTGGAGTCTTTTGAGTCAGCCGTGTCCCTAAATCTGCGGTCCGCATTCCAATGCGCGCAAGCTTTGACACCTGGGATGATTGACCAGAACTTTGGACGCATTGTATCTATTAGTTCGAGGGCTGCGCTGGGCAAGTTGAAGCGGACTGCCTATTCCGCAACAAAAGCAGGCATGCTTGGAATGACGCGCACCTGGGCTTTGGAATTAGGTGCCCACGGTATTACCTCAAATGCCGTTGCCCCTGGGCCGATCGCAACGGATCTATTCCTGAATGCGAACCCTTCCGATTCACCGGAGACACAAAGGATCATTGAATCGGTGCCGCTGAAGAAGATGGGCAAGCCAGAGGACGTCGCTCATGCTGTGTCCTACTTCTTAGACGAGCGAACGGGATTTGTAACTGGGCAGACTGCATACGTCTGCGGTGGAATCACAGTGGGGCTTTCCGATGTCTAA
- a CDS encoding LysR family transcriptional regulator, with the protein MDTRLYEAFVVLSEERHFSHAADILGVSQPIVSQRIKKLEAELGISLIIRTARPVALTRGGESVLPFAKQLLEAQYHSKRVSKFDPDSPIGTVRIGYAGASVNHLLPKMVGATRRIAPGIDLKLHPMVYAGRTQGLVLNGEFDLAFSRLPLTHPELTERIVEYERVIVAVPESHPLAAHDEVDISDLKDEPWILFPAQRGSALRDTGIRLAQSYGFTPRIAQEGPDSYAILSMVAAGLGVTITLSSVAHIQVSGVKFIELSGEPRYLVATLVNWPNPSPAAQIVLDAFEKHWPTPEQPDGRILAFDPKTSPFR; encoded by the coding sequence ATGGATACGAGACTGTACGAAGCTTTTGTGGTTCTTTCTGAGGAACGTCATTTTTCCCATGCAGCTGACATACTGGGCGTGTCTCAACCCATAGTTAGTCAACGGATTAAGAAGCTCGAAGCTGAGCTGGGAATTTCGCTCATTATTCGCACCGCGCGGCCAGTGGCTCTCACACGTGGTGGAGAATCCGTACTGCCATTTGCCAAGCAATTGTTAGAGGCGCAGTATCACTCAAAACGCGTGTCAAAGTTTGATCCTGACTCTCCCATTGGCACAGTGCGAATCGGATACGCAGGCGCATCCGTTAATCATCTTTTGCCGAAAATGGTTGGCGCGACCAGGCGGATCGCCCCAGGGATCGACTTAAAGCTTCACCCAATGGTCTACGCCGGCAGGACTCAAGGACTGGTCCTCAACGGTGAGTTTGACCTTGCATTTTCTCGCCTGCCGCTGACTCACCCCGAGCTTACGGAAAGAATCGTAGAGTACGAACGCGTAATCGTTGCGGTCCCAGAATCACATCCGCTGGCCGCACACGACGAAGTAGACATCTCAGATTTAAAGGATGAACCCTGGATCCTATTTCCTGCCCAACGAGGATCTGCTTTACGGGATACCGGCATCCGGCTCGCGCAAAGCTATGGTTTTACTCCTCGCATTGCTCAGGAGGGTCCCGATTCCTACGCCATCTTGAGCATGGTCGCTGCTGGCCTCGGTGTCACCATTACTCTAAGTTCAGTGGCTCATATTCAAGTATCAGGAGTTAAGTTCATTGAGCTTTCCGGTGAACCACGGTACTTGGTAGCAACATTGGTGAATTGGCCGAATCCTTCACCGGCAGCTCAAATTGTCTTGGACGCTTTTGAAAAACATTGGCCGACCCCGGAGCAACCAGACGGAAGAATTCTCGCATTCGATCCCAAGACCAGCCCGTTCCGATAG
- a CDS encoding dihydrofolate reductase family protein: protein MSRPKIICHMHTLLNGKIDGIANPTDIGMRSQKLYFDLMLGKDRYYSQHRSWISGTGTSRAFLGDVSDVVLPEPTEPVPAGDFIADPDATMHYFAVDRKGSLKWDRSSFNYFDVEAHIVELIPNYVSDAFKAHLRSVGVSYIIAGDSELDMAEAVRKIGEVFHTEEIILGGGGTLNWSMLRQGLCDELSLVLMPTADGERHTHSLFEANDDFTTPAPYEFALKNVEALEDGSVWLRYDVVGEITE from the coding sequence ATGTCACGTCCCAAAATTATTTGCCACATGCACACCTTGCTCAATGGCAAGATTGACGGCATTGCCAACCCCACTGATATCGGCATGCGCTCGCAGAAGCTGTATTTTGATCTGATGTTGGGTAAAGACCGCTACTATTCCCAACACCGCAGCTGGATTAGTGGCACCGGTACCAGTCGGGCATTCCTCGGCGACGTATCCGATGTCGTACTTCCTGAGCCCACCGAACCCGTGCCAGCGGGAGATTTCATCGCGGATCCCGATGCCACCATGCACTATTTCGCCGTCGACCGGAAAGGCTCCTTGAAATGGGACCGCAGTAGCTTTAACTACTTCGATGTCGAGGCACACATCGTAGAACTCATCCCCAATTACGTCAGCGATGCTTTCAAAGCCCACCTGCGCTCCGTGGGCGTTTCTTACATCATCGCTGGGGATAGCGAGCTCGATATGGCCGAAGCCGTACGCAAGATTGGCGAAGTCTTTCACACCGAAGAAATCATCCTCGGTGGCGGCGGAACGTTGAACTGGTCGATGCTACGCCAAGGCCTCTGCGATGAACTAAGCCTAGTTCTTATGCCCACCGCCGACGGCGAGCGTCACACCCACTCATTATTTGAAGCCAACGACGACTTCACAACACCCGCACCCTACGAGTTCGCGCTGAAAAACGTCGAAGCCCTCGAAGACGGCAGCGTGTGGTTGCGCTATGACGTGGTCGGGGAGATTACCGAATAG
- a CDS encoding excinuclease ABC subunit UvrA translates to MSNQAPDHIRVRGAKVHNLREVDVDIPLNSLVGIAGVSGSGKSSLALGVLYAEGSRRYIEALSTYTRRRMSQSPRAQVDSVEHVPAALALRQRPAVPGIRSTFGTSTELLNVLRLMFSRLSSHTCPNGHRVEPTISVAAETPFYCPTCGEQVHPPGAEELSFNSSGACPTCEGTGTVRSVDDAALIPDPSKTIDEGAIVPWQMFGFNVQPDIVREFGVRTDVPWNKLREDEKQIVLDGPEEKKHITVSTKKGVHELDFTFRNARLTVTEELKRADTEKRLAKVSRFLHEGTCSECHGTRLSPRARTPVIGEHNLADITAMTLDDALAWSQSVPEHLPADMQRMATGLATTFAEMARRLIELGLGYLSLDRAGSTLSTGERQRVQLARAVRNRTTGVLYVLDEPSIGLHPVNVEGLLGVMRDLLDDGNSVIFVDHDVQVLRAADWLIEIGPGSGKEGGTVIAENIPEKLADSKKSLLAGFLTGEKEAIVRDIVKPDDVFALGAISLRTDTIHTVAALSVDIPLGRLTAITGVSGSGKSTLLMETLVPALHAQSTADAAMPSHVRELHAPDDVKVQVVDATPIGHNVRSTVATYSGVMDQLRKNYAATDTARADGLSASDFSYNTGSLACPRCEGTGEITLDVQFLPDLDIVCPDCDGSRYAPEAAKYLRGDISLPALLQCTVREAMEHTDDLPSVHRKLTKLEELGLGYLTLGEATPALSGGEAQRLKLVSQMNRDQTGTVFVLDEPSVGLHPLDVQTLLGVLDKLTAKGATVIVIEHDLDLIVNADHVIDLGLREDNTGSEIIATGSPADIANNANSLTGKYLAHKLE, encoded by the coding sequence ATGAGCAACCAGGCACCGGATCACATTCGCGTTCGTGGTGCGAAAGTACACAACCTGCGCGAAGTGGACGTGGATATTCCGCTGAACTCTTTGGTGGGTATCGCAGGGGTGTCGGGCTCGGGAAAGTCCTCGTTGGCCCTCGGTGTGCTGTATGCCGAAGGCTCCCGGCGCTATATTGAGGCGCTGTCGACCTATACCCGCCGGCGGATGTCGCAATCCCCGCGTGCGCAGGTGGATTCGGTAGAACATGTCCCGGCGGCGCTCGCGCTGCGGCAACGGCCTGCGGTACCGGGGATTCGCTCGACGTTTGGTACCTCGACAGAGTTGCTCAACGTGTTGCGGCTGATGTTTTCGCGTCTATCGTCGCATACCTGCCCCAATGGCCACCGCGTGGAACCGACTATTAGCGTCGCGGCGGAAACGCCTTTTTATTGTCCGACCTGCGGTGAGCAGGTCCACCCGCCGGGAGCAGAAGAGCTGTCGTTTAACTCCTCAGGTGCGTGTCCAACGTGTGAGGGCACGGGCACGGTGCGCAGTGTTGATGACGCAGCGCTTATCCCGGATCCGTCGAAGACCATTGATGAGGGGGCGATTGTGCCCTGGCAAATGTTTGGTTTTAATGTCCAGCCCGATATTGTTCGCGAATTTGGCGTGCGCACGGATGTGCCGTGGAACAAGCTGCGCGAGGACGAAAAGCAGATTGTGCTCGATGGGCCGGAGGAGAAAAAGCACATTACGGTCTCTACCAAAAAGGGCGTGCATGAGCTGGATTTCACCTTTCGCAATGCGCGTTTAACGGTGACAGAAGAGCTCAAGCGCGCCGATACGGAGAAGCGTTTGGCCAAAGTCAGCCGCTTTCTCCACGAAGGTACCTGCTCTGAGTGCCACGGCACGCGGTTAAGCCCGAGGGCGCGCACCCCGGTCATTGGCGAGCATAACCTGGCGGATATCACCGCGATGACCTTGGATGATGCCCTCGCATGGTCGCAGTCGGTACCGGAGCACCTGCCGGCGGACATGCAGCGCATGGCAACAGGGTTAGCCACTACTTTTGCGGAGATGGCTCGGCGTCTTATTGAACTGGGTCTGGGTTATCTCTCGCTCGATAGGGCCGGTTCCACCTTGTCCACCGGTGAGCGCCAGCGCGTTCAGCTTGCCCGCGCCGTGCGCAACCGCACCACCGGCGTGTTATATGTCCTGGATGAGCCTTCCATTGGCTTGCACCCAGTCAACGTTGAAGGCTTGTTGGGTGTCATGCGCGATTTGCTTGACGATGGCAACTCCGTCATCTTCGTCGACCACGACGTCCAAGTACTACGCGCGGCTGATTGGCTCATTGAAATCGGCCCCGGTTCTGGCAAAGAAGGCGGCACGGTCATTGCGGAAAATATTCCTGAGAAACTCGCCGATTCGAAAAAGTCCCTGTTGGCGGGCTTTCTCACGGGTGAGAAGGAAGCGATCGTGAGGGACATCGTCAAGCCTGATGACGTCTTTGCCTTGGGCGCGATCTCTCTGCGCACCGACACTATCCATACCGTGGCTGCGCTGAGCGTTGATATCCCCCTTGGGCGTCTGACCGCTATTACTGGTGTATCTGGTTCAGGCAAAAGCACCTTGTTGATGGAAACCCTGGTACCAGCGCTACATGCGCAAAGTACTGCCGATGCGGCGATGCCTTCGCATGTGCGCGAGCTCCACGCGCCTGATGACGTCAAAGTCCAAGTTGTCGATGCCACCCCCATTGGCCACAACGTCCGCTCCACCGTGGCCACCTATTCGGGAGTAATGGATCAGCTGCGCAAGAACTACGCGGCGACCGATACCGCGCGTGCCGATGGTCTCAGCGCCTCTGATTTCTCCTATAACACCGGCTCCTTGGCCTGCCCGCGCTGTGAAGGGACTGGTGAAATCACCCTCGATGTGCAATTTCTCCCCGATCTCGACATCGTCTGCCCCGATTGCGACGGCAGCCGCTACGCACCTGAGGCCGCAAAGTATCTGCGCGGGGATATCTCCTTACCCGCGCTGTTGCAATGCACGGTGCGCGAGGCCATGGAGCACACCGACGACCTACCCAGCGTTCACCGCAAGCTGACCAAACTAGAAGAACTGGGCCTGGGCTATCTCACCCTCGGTGAGGCCACCCCTGCCCTTTCCGGCGGTGAAGCACAACGCCTCAAACTGGTCAGCCAAATGAACCGCGATCAAACAGGCACCGTCTTCGTCCTCGACGAACCCAGCGTGGGTCTGCACCCTCTCGATGTTCAAACACTTCTCGGCGTACTCGACAAGCTCACGGCCAAAGGCGCCACCGTCATCGTGATCGAACACGACCTGGACCTTATCGTCAACGCCGACCACGTCATCGACCTTGGCCTGCGCGAGGACAACACCGGCAGCGAGATTATCGCCACGGGCTCCCCTGCCGACATCGCCAACAATGCCAACTCGCTGACTGGAAAGTATTTGGCTCACAAGCTCGAGTAG
- the aldA gene encoding aldehyde dehydrogenase — protein sequence MSQKEYSNYINGQFVPAGNFIEVLNPSTGEVLGQTPDSDENTVESAVQAARTAQPAWAKLPAIERAGYLTDLATLLRENVEKFRDILITEQGKTKALATTEVNFTADYIDFMAGFARRVEGEVIPSDRPGEQIFLTYQPMGVVAGILPWNFPLFLVARKFAPAAVTGNTIVIKPSEETPIIAFEFAELVDRIGLPNGVFNMIGGRGATAGQKLTSNPEVNMVTMTGSVKAGKQIMADAAANLTRVNLELGGKAPAIVLDDADLDLAVDATWNSRVINTGQVCNCAEVVLVQESVHDEFVEKLKTKFETTRFGDPLKDEDIDMGPLINRAAVEKVSGMVQKAVDEGATLVTEIEVPAELESGNFYAPAILTGVDPESDIARNEIFGPVIPVVKVKDLDEAIDIANSSKYGLTSSVYTENLNKAMKASRELLYGETYINRENFEAMQGFHAGRRQSGIGGADGKHGLMEFVETHTVYIQSQL from the coding sequence ATGTCTCAAAAAGAATATTCAAACTATATTAACGGGCAATTTGTGCCTGCAGGTAACTTCATTGAAGTACTGAATCCATCTACCGGTGAGGTATTAGGACAGACTCCTGACTCAGACGAAAATACGGTTGAATCAGCGGTTCAGGCGGCGCGTACTGCACAGCCTGCTTGGGCTAAATTGCCAGCTATTGAGCGTGCAGGCTATCTCACGGATTTGGCGACGCTGCTGCGGGAGAATGTTGAAAAATTTCGCGACATTTTGATCACTGAGCAGGGAAAGACCAAGGCGCTCGCTACTACCGAGGTGAATTTTACCGCTGACTATATTGATTTCATGGCAGGGTTTGCGCGACGTGTTGAAGGCGAAGTCATCCCTTCAGATCGTCCCGGTGAACAAATCTTTCTTACCTATCAACCGATGGGTGTCGTAGCAGGAATTTTGCCATGGAATTTCCCACTCTTCCTTGTTGCACGAAAGTTTGCCCCTGCCGCCGTTACAGGAAATACGATCGTGATCAAGCCCAGCGAAGAGACTCCAATTATTGCCTTTGAGTTTGCTGAACTTGTTGATCGCATTGGATTGCCCAATGGCGTGTTCAATATGATCGGCGGTCGAGGTGCGACAGCGGGCCAGAAGCTGACCTCAAACCCAGAGGTCAATATGGTCACAATGACGGGTTCGGTTAAAGCCGGCAAGCAAATCATGGCCGACGCAGCAGCCAATTTGACGCGAGTAAATCTTGAACTCGGCGGTAAAGCACCAGCTATTGTGTTAGATGATGCTGATTTGGATCTAGCTGTCGATGCAACTTGGAACTCACGGGTCATCAATACCGGCCAGGTGTGCAACTGCGCCGAAGTCGTCTTGGTCCAAGAATCAGTCCACGATGAGTTCGTAGAGAAACTGAAAACCAAATTTGAAACCACGCGATTCGGTGACCCACTCAAAGATGAAGATATCGATATGGGACCACTGATTAATAGGGCGGCTGTCGAGAAGGTCTCGGGTATGGTGCAGAAGGCAGTAGACGAAGGAGCTACGTTGGTCACTGAGATCGAAGTCCCGGCTGAGCTCGAGTCAGGAAACTTCTATGCACCCGCAATCCTGACGGGGGTAGATCCGGAGTCCGATATCGCGCGGAATGAAATCTTCGGTCCAGTCATACCTGTGGTCAAAGTTAAAGATCTTGATGAAGCTATCGACATTGCGAATAGCTCGAAATATGGTTTAACTTCATCCGTCTACACTGAAAACCTGAACAAGGCGATGAAGGCTTCCCGTGAACTGCTGTACGGCGAAACCTATATCAACCGTGAGAATTTCGAAGCAATGCAGGGGTTCCATGCTGGGCGTCGGCAATCAGGAATTGGTGGTGCCGATGGCAAGCACGGTTTGATGGAGTTTGTAGAAACACACACTGTCTATATTCAGTCGCAGCTGTAA
- the dapA gene encoding 4-hydroxy-tetrahydrodipicolinate synthase, whose protein sequence is MFKGIYCPSITPITNEGKVDFEVWSQHLNFLIENGIDGILILGSIGEFYAFDEQEKRDIIDFAVKEIAGRAKVLVGTGNTRLNDTINLTKHTQDSGADGAVVVSPYYFGPSEAAAEQYFGKLAEAVDLPLILYNFPDRTGSDLSPELVGKLSKAHSNIVGIKDTVDNISHTRGVIAATDDSFAVFSGFDEYYFPNRIAGGVGIISGLTNVFPDLFAEMHRTIESGEINTAKRLASDVSELMQIYAIGDQFIHTIKTAVKSRYLSDLNTATREPFIELTDEEQESVEKIVEKFGRK, encoded by the coding sequence GTGTTTAAAGGAATTTATTGCCCTTCAATCACCCCGATTACAAATGAGGGCAAAGTAGACTTTGAAGTCTGGTCTCAGCATCTTAATTTTTTAATCGAAAATGGTATAGACGGCATCCTGATACTAGGAAGTATTGGTGAGTTCTATGCTTTCGACGAGCAAGAAAAACGAGACATAATTGACTTTGCTGTCAAAGAGATCGCTGGTCGAGCCAAAGTTCTCGTTGGAACTGGCAACACAAGACTCAACGACACAATCAACTTAACAAAGCATACTCAAGACTCAGGTGCAGATGGTGCAGTTGTAGTCAGCCCTTACTATTTCGGTCCTAGTGAAGCGGCGGCGGAACAATATTTCGGCAAGCTAGCAGAAGCTGTAGATCTTCCATTGATCTTGTACAACTTTCCGGACCGCACTGGAAGTGACCTGTCTCCGGAATTAGTCGGAAAACTTTCCAAGGCTCATTCCAATATTGTGGGAATCAAAGACACCGTTGACAACATCTCTCACACCCGAGGTGTGATTGCAGCTACTGATGACTCATTCGCAGTATTCTCCGGCTTTGATGAGTACTATTTTCCCAACCGAATCGCGGGTGGAGTTGGAATTATTTCCGGCTTAACGAATGTTTTCCCTGATCTTTTCGCAGAGATGCACAGAACCATTGAGTCCGGCGAAATCAACACGGCGAAACGATTGGCAAGCGATGTCTCGGAGCTGATGCAAATTTACGCCATAGGGGATCAGTTCATTCACACCATTAAGACTGCCGTTAAGAGTCGCTATTTATCAGATTTGAACACTGCCACCCGAGAGCCGTTTATAGAACTGACGGACGAGGAGCAAGAGTCGGTCGAGAAAATCGTCGAAAAGTTCGGACGCAAGTAA
- a CDS encoding amidohydrolase family protein, translated as MSPLKIIDSHFHVWDLQEQTLDWLNASDDVALLRRSFSIEELIDEYRKVPDVALEGLIHIEADTTDSSVEDHKILTLMEQVPALIGSVTHKRLTETISVASDFVGVREVLHNSDIPRGRCLQDSFLQGLEALADQNTVFEAVIREEELSDLFQACATVPKTVVVLNHCGNVSRLDDQYIQAIESLAALPNVYCKISGLPADQPQFSQKVLGLLESTFSREKLLYASNWPVVKLNSSVQENLELLRSFFGDDADVFSHNAQRVYKLKG; from the coding sequence GTGTCTCCATTGAAGATAATCGACTCCCATTTCCATGTTTGGGACCTGCAGGAACAAACATTGGATTGGCTTAATGCTTCTGACGATGTAGCCCTGCTAAGGCGAAGCTTCAGCATCGAAGAGCTGATTGACGAGTACCGAAAAGTACCAGACGTAGCTCTGGAAGGGCTCATCCACATTGAAGCCGATACAACTGATTCGTCAGTTGAGGACCATAAGATCCTCACGTTAATGGAGCAGGTACCGGCATTAATCGGCTCCGTAACCCATAAACGACTAACCGAAACGATTTCGGTCGCTAGCGATTTCGTTGGGGTGCGTGAGGTCTTGCACAACTCGGACATTCCGCGTGGACGATGCCTTCAAGACAGCTTTTTGCAGGGCCTTGAAGCCCTGGCTGACCAAAACACTGTGTTCGAAGCGGTCATTCGTGAGGAAGAACTGTCAGATCTCTTCCAAGCTTGCGCGACGGTCCCCAAAACAGTCGTCGTTTTGAATCACTGTGGCAATGTATCTCGACTTGATGACCAATACATCCAAGCGATTGAAAGCTTGGCGGCGTTGCCGAATGTGTATTGCAAAATATCAGGCCTCCCCGCTGATCAACCTCAATTCAGCCAAAAGGTTCTTGGTTTGCTGGAAAGCACGTTCTCACGTGAGAAGTTGTTATACGCATCTAATTGGCCTGTGGTGAAACTCAACTCCAGCGTCCAAGAAAACTTAGAGCTACTCAGAAGCTTCTTCGGTGACGATGCCGACGTTTTCTCTCACAACGCACAGCGCGTATATAAATTGAAAGGATAA
- a CDS encoding SDR family oxidoreductase, producing MDLRLKDQVFLVTGGIKGIGKGIVLSLAGEGAIPVILDRNDLPDDYRTELDNLGATYEVISIDLNDTDKIAPIVNNVHQKYGRINGIVNNAGTNDNRDLETTTWQEFEQSIHGNLTHYYELVHASVGFLKESQGAVLNIGSKTALTGQGKTSAYAAAKGAVLGLTREWAAALAADEVRVNAIVVAEAWTPLYQKWIQSFGDENEQEARLQSITQNIPLGQRMTTVEEIGDTAAFLLSSRSSHTTGQFVFVDGGYVHLDRALTIE from the coding sequence ATGGATTTACGGTTAAAGGACCAGGTATTTCTCGTTACCGGCGGAATTAAAGGGATTGGCAAGGGAATTGTTCTTTCACTAGCAGGTGAGGGTGCTATTCCGGTAATTCTGGATCGAAATGATCTGCCAGACGATTACCGCACTGAGCTCGATAATTTGGGCGCGACATATGAAGTGATCAGCATTGATCTCAATGACACGGACAAAATCGCCCCCATTGTTAATAACGTGCACCAGAAATATGGACGAATCAACGGAATCGTTAATAATGCGGGCACAAACGATAACCGAGATCTGGAAACTACGACTTGGCAAGAGTTCGAACAGTCAATTCACGGAAATTTGACTCACTACTACGAGCTGGTTCATGCTTCCGTTGGATTCCTTAAGGAATCGCAGGGCGCAGTACTCAACATTGGCTCAAAAACTGCATTGACTGGTCAGGGTAAGACTTCTGCATATGCTGCTGCCAAGGGTGCTGTTTTGGGTCTTACGCGCGAATGGGCTGCCGCACTAGCTGCTGATGAAGTTCGTGTAAATGCAATCGTTGTTGCAGAGGCCTGGACGCCGCTCTACCAAAAGTGGATTCAATCCTTTGGTGATGAGAATGAACAAGAGGCGCGTTTGCAGTCAATCACGCAGAATATTCCCCTTGGTCAGAGGATGACGACTGTCGAGGAAATCGGAGACACGGCTGCCTTCCTACTCTCGAGCAGGTCCTCCCATACGACCGGTCAATTCGTGTTCGTCGACGGCGGATATGTTCACTTAGATAGGGCTCTGACCATAGAGTGA
- a CDS encoding IclR family transcriptional regulator translates to MSERRQYAASDKTLIVLQAAIKYERFTEIVSATGFAKATVHRILKSLLEFGFVAVSESGEYFAGPASLQLAGEAFRNIDISKIAAPHLKVLSAKMGYTAHVGALNQFEAIYITKQSGSTPYSIPSGVGQRMFLHSTAIGKCLLSGFDSEALADYFSIAELAPKTPNTIIDSTKLRETLAQVRLDGYSVDDEENVPGIRCIGAPIFDHSGNISHAISMTSLALENSIEEVREFAPVITDIASAISEDLGSPKMARAEWSRRKLT, encoded by the coding sequence ATGAGTGAGAGACGTCAGTATGCGGCATCAGATAAGACGCTTATCGTGTTGCAGGCAGCGATTAAATATGAGCGGTTTACCGAAATTGTTAGTGCGACTGGCTTTGCGAAAGCCACGGTGCATCGAATTTTGAAGTCGCTGCTCGAATTTGGATTCGTCGCTGTTTCTGAATCTGGTGAATACTTTGCGGGCCCGGCTTCGCTGCAATTGGCGGGTGAAGCATTTAGGAATATCGATATTTCTAAGATTGCAGCTCCGCACTTGAAGGTCTTGTCGGCAAAGATGGGGTACACCGCTCATGTCGGCGCTTTGAACCAGTTTGAAGCCATTTATATTACGAAGCAAAGCGGTAGTACCCCGTATAGCATTCCCTCGGGAGTTGGTCAGCGTATGTTTTTGCATTCCACTGCGATAGGTAAATGTTTGCTTTCCGGATTTGATTCGGAAGCGCTGGCGGACTATTTCTCCATTGCAGAGTTGGCCCCGAAGACTCCCAACACGATCATTGATTCAACAAAGTTGCGAGAAACCTTAGCGCAGGTGCGGCTCGATGGGTATAGCGTCGACGATGAAGAGAATGTTCCGGGCATTCGTTGTATTGGGGCGCCCATATTTGACCATTCCGGAAACATTTCCCATGCAATCTCAATGACTTCTTTGGCTCTGGAGAATTCAATCGAAGAGGTGCGTGAGTTTGCTCCCGTGATTACTGACATCGCATCTGCGATCTCGGAGGATTTAGGCTCGCCGAAGATGGCTCGTGCGGAGTGGTCGCGCCGAAAGCTGACGTGA